CCTGCCAAGGCACCGGCGGTTTGACCGTACACCGTCAACAAGGGGGCAGATGAGAAGTTCGCACCGGAAAGAACTGTCACTTTGCCAGCTTGTTTCAGTGGCTTATCGCCTTGGTCGTTAGTGGCTTTCGGTTCACCGATGATCACATCCGCTTTGCCGTCATTGTTTACATCACCTAAAGCCACGGCAGAGCCATAGCCGGTTTTGGCGGTGCTGCTGATCAGGCCGTCGGCCGTAGCGCAGTCAATGCCAGCGCAGCCGTAAATCACGGTCACGGCGCCCACATCTTTGAGTGTGGGCAGGTCTGCCAGTGGTGCACCCACCACCACATCCATCAAGCCGTCGCCATTTACATCGGCATTGCCTGCCAAGGCCGCACCAAAACCCTCTTTGGCAGTTGCGCCTTCAAAGTGCGCCAGCACATCATTGTTATTACCGGAAATAATCTTCACCTGCCCTGCGTCTTTCACGGCTTTGAGCGGTGGTGTCGCAGGAATGTCATAGCGCGGGGTGCCCACCGCCCAATCGCCAAAATAGTCGCCGTTGAAATCGCCCACATACGCCACCACCGAGCCGAATTTCTCGGCTTTTATCTCGTTGTCCACGGTGTTCAGGGCATTGCCATTGGTGAGCAGCGGATCACAGGCATCGCCCAAGTGGTCGCCATCGTCGTCGGCTTGATCGTTGTTGGGTTCTTGTGGGCAGTTGTCCAACGCCTTGGGGATCAAACCGGCTGGCACGGTGATTTGACCGGAATCATTACTCCCCCAGCAATGCACGCCGGTGTCATCCACCGCGCAGGTGTACTCATACCCTGCTTCCACCGCAACAGGATTGCTCAGTGCAGGCACGGTGTTTTGACCATAGCCGTTATATCCCCAGCACACCACACCGGTATTATCTAGTGCACAGGTGTGCTCCCTGTAGCAATTTTGACACTATTATTGTGCAACGAAGTTTATACACTAATCTTTTTTCATATACAAAACCTTCAAGCATGCAAACATTCTTTCTGAAATCTATCACCACAAGCTTACTGCTCTGCTCACTCAGTTTTTCCGCACTCGCCGCACCAGAGCGCGTAACACCGCAAGCTGGCTTGTGGCAAATAGAAAGCACCACTTCACTGTTTGGCCACGCGGTGCCAGATTTAGGAAATCTCATCAGCAAAGGCCCTCAAAAACTGCAAGTGCATATCAACAATATGCTGCAACAAAATCACACGCGCTTGAACGGCGACGGCACGGCCAGCATTTGCGTAAGCGAGCAGCAAATTGCGAGTAATGATTTTGTGAATGACAACGGCAGTGGCTGCACAGTAAGCAAAGGAAAACGCATCGGTAATGTGTTAATTTTTCAAACGCAATGCGAAGCGCCCAGTGGTTTTGGTGTTACTACGATGAGGCTACTAGACAGCAAACACTGGGAGGCCACTTCACAATTTATCGTTACCATTCGCGGCATTGCACAAAATATAGACAACAGAAGCTACGGTACTTGGTTGAGCGCAAGCTGCTCT
The DNA window shown above is from Cellvibrionales bacterium and carries:
- a CDS encoding FG-GAP repeat protein; its protein translation is MPALSNPVAVEAGYEYTCAVDDTGVHCWGSNDSGQITVPAGLIPKALDNCPQEPNNDQADDDGDHLGDACDPLLTNGNALNTVDNEIKAEKFGSVVAYVGDFNGDYFGDWAVGTPRYDIPATPPLKAVKDAGQVKIISGNNNDVLAHFEGATAKEGFGAALAGNADVNGDGLMDVVVGAPLADLPTLKDVGAVTVIYGCAGIDCATADGLISSTAKTGYGSAVALGDVNNDGKADVIIGEPKATNDQGDKPLKQAGKVTVLSGANFSSAPLLTVYGQTAGALAGSAVAAGDFNGTGGAEVAVGAPKDDDTEALPKPLKDAGSVRVYTSGSITPIYTQPGTAASLYFGTSVAANADVNKDGVNDVLVGEPGWDDTASKLKDVGAAVVLYGSNSNNYSRSDDKIGTEAKAKLGTAVALGDVNADGYADLILSAPKGDDTTQTKTIKDTGSVQVFSGNGFTALGNTQYGAAKGDGFSTSLSAGDINADGKADILIGISGKDVSVTIEGKTTVQKDAGSATILNATAL
- a CDS encoding DUF3617 domain-containing protein, coding for MQTFFLKSITTSLLLCSLSFSALAAPERVTPQAGLWQIESTTSLFGHAVPDLGNLISKGPQKLQVHINNMLQQNHTRLNGDGTASICVSEQQIASNDFVNDNGSGCTVSKGKRIGNVLIFQTQCEAPSGFGVTTMRLLDSKHWEATSQFIVTIRGIAQNIDNRSYGTWLSASCS